In a genomic window of Streptomyces sp. SJL17-4:
- a CDS encoding RNA polymerase sigma factor, whose amino-acid sequence MNPRFSWPDERLIKAAQDGDVTSLTTVVMESQPHVRKFAKSLCSSPQDAEDAAQEALIILYRKIGTLRATGALASWMFRIVRNECLRQVRFLVHRNDEQPAEPEASAEPSAEEAVLHRLEVERIAAAVGALPRDQRQVLIMRDVQGLPGRTVALSLGLSNAAMKSRLHRARAAVRQSLEAIDQAPEQATDQAA is encoded by the coding sequence ATGAACCCACGTTTCTCCTGGCCGGACGAGCGGCTGATCAAGGCCGCTCAGGACGGCGACGTCACGTCGCTCACCACCGTCGTCATGGAGTCGCAGCCTCATGTGCGCAAGTTCGCCAAGTCGCTGTGCTCCTCGCCTCAGGACGCCGAGGACGCCGCACAGGAGGCGCTGATCATCCTCTACCGGAAGATCGGCACCCTGCGGGCCACCGGCGCGCTCGCCTCCTGGATGTTCCGGATCGTGCGCAACGAATGCCTCCGGCAGGTGCGGTTTCTCGTCCATCGCAACGACGAGCAGCCGGCCGAGCCGGAGGCGTCCGCGGAGCCGTCCGCCGAGGAAGCGGTGCTGCACAGGCTGGAAGTGGAGCGGATCGCGGCCGCGGTCGGCGCCCTGCCCCGCGACCAGCGGCAGGTCCTGATCATGCGGGACGTCCAGGGCCTGCCCGGCAGGACCGTCGCCCTTTCCCTCGGTCTGAGCAACGCCGCGATGAAGTCCCGGCTGCACCGGGCACGCGCGGCGGTGCGCCAGTCGCTGGAAGCGATCGACCAAGCACCCGAACAGGCCACCGACCAGGCGGCTTGA